Proteins from one Bifidobacterium sp. ESL0732 genomic window:
- a CDS encoding alpha/beta fold hydrolase, which yields MIAEFPVRKARSLRFTGGVPRAASVIGDGSKALFLRSDGAEDLVTSLWISVIGGDGSHREVLLADPRELLADADNEDVPAEEKARRERAREGGQGIVSYSVDSVGRRVAFTINGQLFVSEIDEDGDGACTRQIAIGGGDADDGVDGRSNGQENVADYSDFGICGGDNDGAAVDDSKDSSNSSKWLPVLNPRISPDGRHIAYTTGTRLVMVDIADWGDAGIDSVDSADGNGNGAARHVYTSHPHTCAAEVQEARAAGDVNETNASGDRFSTVWSVGNDPSGTLKIGLAEFVAGEEMDRYDGFWWAPDSRGLLFEMYDSSPEPMWYISDPAHPDKPAAGRRYARALTKNAITRLMLAHLEFDDERDGRYAGSDVQNVSWDREGYEYVAAVSWKAGHEPLVLVQNRRQTRDQVLEVQPDGRTRVLEEHANDQWIDLVLGTPAFTPNGRLVCALNDMDADTNRLTVDGKPFTPVDWQVREVLDVSDENVLAVVQRTPHEVEDAVNTSASASLSKAGSGSLEAGSGADSSVSTNVSASNGTDSGIDSDAMEIASERGSLPAVPAAWQGDEALHDARSYDVVTIDFDGTITPITAAPGVWTASRSGDGIVVSGHDMVRPGSVMVHALQVSVAAAPTAENGEANMVHADGSTVADGLGSKLARNESVNQTKKIGTDNVLTNDSGYMAEAPIASHAETPGFTPNTEFVRIGGHSMFTAITRPSASSKFAAAAKLPVLMKPYGGPGFQQVTFSQANYWEAQWWADQGFIVVTADNRGTTGRGPKWDREMFEDMKYVSLDDQVEAVHALPQVAPEADLDRVTMIGWSFGGFLSALAVLDAPDVFRAACAGAPPTEWTLYDTHYTERYLGLDPAVYERNSIVADAPKLRRPLMLIHGFADDNVSIANSLRLSKALMEAGRPHTYLPLTGITHMTNDPKVAENLLTLQRDFLYDALGIKG from the coding sequence ATGATTGCGGAGTTTCCGGTGCGGAAGGCGCGTTCGCTGCGGTTTACGGGCGGGGTGCCGCGGGCTGCGTCGGTGATTGGTGACGGGTCGAAGGCGCTGTTTCTGCGTTCGGACGGGGCTGAGGACCTGGTCACCTCACTGTGGATCAGCGTGATTGGCGGTGACGGCTCGCATCGTGAGGTGCTGCTGGCCGATCCGCGCGAACTGCTGGCCGACGCCGACAACGAGGATGTGCCGGCCGAGGAGAAAGCGCGGCGTGAACGTGCGCGCGAAGGTGGGCAGGGCATCGTCTCGTATTCCGTTGATAGTGTGGGGCGTCGCGTTGCTTTCACCATCAATGGGCAGCTGTTCGTCAGCGAGATCGACGAGGACGGCGATGGCGCTTGCACGCGGCAAATTGCGATTGGCGGCGGGGATGCCGATGATGGTGTCGATGGGCGCTCCAATGGGCAGGAGAATGTTGCGGATTACAGCGATTTTGGTATCTGCGGCGGCGATAACGATGGTGCGGCTGTGGACGATTCGAAGGATTCGTCGAATAGTAGCAAGTGGCTGCCGGTGCTAAACCCGCGAATTTCGCCGGACGGAAGGCATATCGCCTACACGACTGGCACGCGGCTGGTGATGGTGGATATCGCCGATTGGGGCGATGCCGGGATTGATAGTGTCGACAGTGCTGACGGTAATGGGAATGGTGCTGCTCGTCATGTTTATACTTCGCATCCGCACACCTGCGCGGCCGAGGTGCAAGAGGCCCGCGCTGCCGGCGATGTCAACGAAACCAACGCTTCCGGCGACAGATTCAGCACGGTGTGGAGTGTCGGCAACGACCCGAGCGGAACGCTGAAAATCGGGTTGGCCGAATTCGTGGCCGGCGAGGAAATGGACCGTTACGACGGCTTCTGGTGGGCACCTGATTCTCGTGGCCTGCTCTTCGAAATGTATGACAGTTCTCCGGAACCGATGTGGTATATCAGTGACCCGGCCCATCCCGACAAGCCTGCGGCCGGCCGGCGTTACGCGCGTGCGCTCACCAAGAACGCCATCACGCGGCTGATGCTGGCTCACCTCGAGTTCGATGATGAGCGTGATGGACGTTACGCGGGCAGTGACGTGCAGAATGTTTCGTGGGACCGCGAGGGTTACGAATACGTGGCGGCGGTGAGTTGGAAGGCGGGTCACGAGCCGTTAGTGCTGGTGCAGAACCGTCGACAGACGCGCGACCAGGTGCTGGAAGTTCAGCCGGACGGACGCACCCGCGTTCTGGAAGAGCATGCCAACGACCAGTGGATCGATCTCGTGCTCGGAACTCCGGCCTTCACGCCCAATGGCCGCTTGGTCTGTGCGCTGAACGACATGGACGCCGATACCAACCGGCTGACCGTCGACGGCAAGCCGTTCACGCCCGTCGACTGGCAGGTGCGCGAAGTGCTGGACGTCAGCGACGAGAACGTGCTCGCGGTGGTGCAGCGCACGCCGCACGAGGTTGAAGACGCGGTAAATACGAGTGCGTCTGCTTCATTGAGCAAGGCTGGGAGCGGATCGCTGGAAGCTGGTAGTGGCGCTGATTCCAGCGTCTCTACGAACGTATCCGCGTCCAACGGAACGGATTCGGGCATCGACAGCGACGCCATGGAGATCGCTTCGGAACGCGGCTCGCTTCCTGCTGTCCCCGCGGCTTGGCAGGGCGACGAGGCGCTGCACGACGCCCGCAGCTATGATGTGGTCACCATCGATTTTGACGGCACCATCACGCCCATCACTGCTGCGCCGGGTGTGTGGACGGCCAGTCGTTCCGGCGATGGCATCGTCGTGTCCGGTCACGATATGGTGCGCCCCGGTTCGGTGATGGTGCATGCGTTGCAAGTTTCGGTTGCAGCGGCTCCTACGGCTGAGAATGGCGAAGCCAATATGGTTCATGCTGACGGTTCTACGGTCGCTGACGGGTTGGGGAGCAAGCTCGCTAGAAATGAATCTGTCAATCAAACCAAGAAAATTGGTACTGACAACGTACTGACAAACGACTCCGGATACATGGCGGAAGCCCCGATTGCTAGCCACGCCGAAACCCCCGGTTTCACGCCGAACACCGAGTTTGTGCGCATCGGCGGGCATAGTATGTTCACCGCCATCACCCGTCCGAGTGCCTCCAGCAAATTCGCCGCCGCCGCCAAGTTGCCGGTGCTGATGAAACCATACGGCGGCCCCGGATTCCAGCAGGTCACCTTCTCGCAGGCCAACTATTGGGAGGCCCAGTGGTGGGCCGATCAGGGCTTCATCGTGGTCACCGCCGACAACCGCGGCACCACCGGCCGCGGCCCGAAGTGGGATCGCGAGATGTTCGAGGACATGAAGTACGTGTCGCTCGACGACCAGGTGGAAGCCGTGCATGCGCTGCCGCAGGTCGCGCCCGAAGCCGATCTCGACCGCGTGACGATGATCGGCTGGTCGTTCGGCGGATTCCTCTCGGCACTCGCCGTGCTCGATGCTCCCGACGTCTTCCGTGCGGCCTGCGCCGGTGCGCCGCCGACGGAATGGACGCTGTACGATACGCATTACACCGAACGTTACCTCGGCCTCGATCCGGCGGTCTACGAGCGTAACTCCATCGTCGCCGACGCCCCCAAGCTGCGTCGTCCGCTGATGCTCATCCACGGTTTCGCCGACGACAACGTCAGCATCGCCAACTCGCTGCGGCTCTCGAAGGCGCTGATGGAGGCCGGCCGCCCCCACACTTACCTGCCGCTTACCGGCATCACCCACATGACCAACGACCCCAAAGTCGCCGAAAACCTGCTCACCCTCCAGCGCGACTTCCTCTACGATGCGCTGGGAATTAAAGGCTGA
- the dcm gene encoding DNA (cytosine-5-)-methyltransferase — protein MNPKQLKGKREKLGLTQKDFADALGLGRNGDRTLRRWENGESKPSQIEANAIMNFAQNIPFPNISAESAKFTFIDLFAGIGGIRIPFSQLGGRCVFSSEWNSFSQKTYRINYGETPKGDITAIKSSDIPDFDVLLAGFPCQPFSQAGLHKGFSDTRGTLFFEIERILEDKRPKAFLLENVKQLKGHDHGNTFKVILEHLDKLDYSVDYKVLRAADFGVPQNRERIYIVGFDRKRFSEDTGFTFPEPPCTPTRVGDILEDKVDEKYTISDKLWTGHQRRKAANRKAGKGFGYSLVTADSEYTGTLSARYYKDGSEILVSQGDKKNPRKLTPKECARLQGFPGNFIIPVSDTQAYKQFGNSVAVPVIRAVAQQMAKVFLA, from the coding sequence ATGAACCCAAAACAGTTGAAGGGAAAACGGGAAAAATTGGGTCTTACCCAAAAGGATTTCGCCGATGCCCTAGGCCTTGGCCGCAACGGTGACCGCACCCTGCGCCGTTGGGAAAACGGTGAAAGCAAGCCTTCACAAATCGAAGCAAATGCCATCATGAATTTTGCGCAGAATATCCCGTTCCCCAACATCTCTGCGGAATCAGCAAAGTTCACTTTCATCGACTTGTTCGCCGGCATTGGCGGCATCCGCATCCCCTTTTCGCAATTGGGCGGCAGATGCGTCTTTTCGAGCGAATGGAACAGTTTTTCGCAAAAGACCTATCGTATCAATTACGGCGAAACTCCCAAAGGCGACATCACGGCAATCAAAAGCTCCGATATACCAGATTTTGATGTCCTACTGGCCGGCTTTCCCTGCCAGCCGTTCTCTCAAGCCGGCCTTCACAAAGGTTTCAGCGACACACGTGGAACGTTGTTCTTCGAAATCGAACGCATTCTCGAGGACAAAAGACCGAAGGCATTCTTACTCGAAAACGTCAAACAGCTTAAGGGTCACGACCACGGCAACACATTCAAGGTCATCCTCGAACACCTCGATAAACTCGATTATTCCGTGGACTATAAGGTACTGCGCGCCGCCGATTTCGGAGTACCCCAGAATCGTGAACGCATTTATATCGTCGGCTTCGACCGCAAGCGCTTTAGTGAAGATACGGGTTTCACTTTCCCAGAGCCTCCCTGCACACCGACCAGAGTCGGGGACATTCTAGAAGACAAAGTCGATGAAAAATATACGATCAGCGACAAACTCTGGACAGGTCACCAGCGCCGAAAAGCCGCAAACCGCAAAGCCGGCAAAGGATTCGGCTATTCTCTGGTAACCGCCGACAGCGAATATACGGGCACACTTTCCGCAAGATATTACAAAGACGGTTCCGAGATTCTTGTCTCCCAAGGCGACAAGAAGAATCCGCGCAAACTCACTCCCAAAGAATGCGCAAGATTGCAAGGTTTCCCCGGTAATTTCATTATTCCTGTCTCCGACACGCAGGCCTACAAGCAATTCGGCAATAGTGTCGCGGTACCTGTGATCAGGGCGGTGGCCCAGCAGATGGCAAAGGTCTTTCTCGCCTAG
- a CDS encoding LlaJI family restriction endonuclease yields the protein MFRVTAVPSMSIGERCGVMKANFWVLEDGMHYKKVSEKDPAKEAEEEAKKFGIIQTLLSVSDSDYSRIVNVNGSKGEASLDYCGIIVLEHDFIVVLPKRSLQGCNSDSDCEKAAIKSLPLLVQVLLRFYREDSNRAKYAVDDFLFAEDDESNPNGLGAAIHLLEDFERDGLLRRRKKVRKRNSNGRIDWPRTIQRTPAIFAQSGPFYPSPILVASSSDAFDPLIMIHRACIEDCYRRWGWLFHPSQVSPKALGEIFSKDADWLPFDQDEALRILKRELSSSFSDREMSVIRYMQAYIQAKINPKNQNMFGVTKYHRVWERICKHVFKDDSRFYEPDFLPQPKWEMRAKQKELAEAEDEDESSFDEEYKKQIPDVLLKRNETFFILDAKYYDFEYSLPGGPDIIKQYYYEDTIRAHLLQKGVGAQGIKETCNAFIMPDYSGSGIRFRGTAKIGLLDWRPLPVFTIDAKKAMESYASHKYVPSDDWLDVIREKLHTPLTADR from the coding sequence GTGTTTCGTGTGACGGCAGTTCCGTCGATGTCGATCGGTGAGAGGTGTGGAGTCATGAAGGCAAATTTTTGGGTGCTTGAAGACGGCATGCACTATAAAAAAGTCTCTGAAAAGGATCCAGCGAAAGAAGCTGAAGAGGAGGCCAAAAAATTCGGAATCATTCAGACACTGCTGAGTGTCTCCGATAGTGATTATTCCAGAATCGTGAATGTAAATGGCAGCAAGGGTGAGGCGTCTCTAGACTACTGTGGCATCATTGTTCTGGAACACGATTTTATCGTGGTGTTGCCCAAGCGCAGCCTGCAGGGCTGCAATTCGGATTCCGATTGCGAAAAGGCGGCGATCAAATCGTTGCCACTGTTGGTGCAGGTGCTGTTGCGTTTTTACCGCGAGGATTCCAATAGGGCGAAGTATGCGGTCGATGATTTCTTATTCGCGGAAGATGATGAAAGTAATCCTAATGGGCTGGGCGCGGCTATCCATTTGCTGGAGGATTTTGAGCGGGACGGATTACTGCGGCGGCGCAAAAAGGTAAGAAAACGGAACAGCAATGGAAGGATCGATTGGCCCCGAACGATCCAGCGCACCCCAGCGATATTCGCGCAGTCGGGTCCCTTTTATCCGTCGCCCATATTGGTGGCGTCTTCGAGCGACGCCTTTGACCCGCTGATCATGATTCATCGAGCCTGCATTGAAGATTGCTACCGGCGCTGGGGCTGGCTTTTCCATCCCTCGCAGGTTTCTCCCAAGGCCTTGGGTGAAATATTCAGCAAGGACGCCGATTGGCTCCCATTCGACCAGGACGAGGCGCTGAGGATATTGAAACGCGAGCTTTCCTCGTCTTTTTCCGATCGCGAGATGAGCGTTATCCGCTATATGCAGGCGTACATTCAGGCGAAGATCAATCCGAAGAATCAGAATATGTTCGGAGTGACCAAATACCATCGCGTTTGGGAGCGTATCTGTAAGCATGTCTTCAAGGATGACAGCAGGTTTTATGAACCGGATTTTCTCCCGCAACCGAAGTGGGAGATGCGGGCGAAACAGAAAGAGCTTGCGGAAGCGGAAGATGAAGATGAGAGCAGTTTTGACGAGGAATACAAGAAGCAGATTCCGGATGTATTGCTGAAAAGGAACGAAACCTTCTTCATTCTGGACGCGAAGTATTATGATTTCGAATACTCGCTGCCTGGCGGCCCGGACATCATCAAACAGTATTACTATGAGGACACCATCAGGGCGCATCTACTTCAGAAAGGTGTTGGCGCTCAAGGGATCAAAGAAACATGCAACGCCTTCATCATGCCAGACTATTCGGGCAGTGGTATCAGGTTTCGCGGCACGGCTAAGATCGGTCTCTTGGATTGGCGGCCTTTGCCGGTCTTCACTATCGATGCCAAGAAGGCTATGGAATCATACGCAAGCCATAAGTATGTGCCAAGCGACGATTGGCTTGATGTGATTCGGGAAAAGCTTCACACTCCTCTGACGGCCGATCGCTAA
- a CDS encoding AAA family ATPase, with product MSERYQYIEEETGLLPDLAQLKKQMQDEAAGFRFGHYRLNDTVLDDLERLNKDKVVFKCQEFIVFRGKGNNSSQTESITSADFLQATYAVRYYQAFARYEALLSVNNVKHAVIASTGKADVEKATQYLRDSPAYSLGGLSSSVEAPIAEEVKTELRNDGAADNTLDENVELFLSFLVDNDGRAVGRKQDAADSRVLPSLNLVAVSSGTVMRVVDDMSKDNKLYLDAKENLREQAPLFEANRETMSDTNRDHGTNRIISGAPGTGKSWRLQQDIGQGNRENEIRVVFHPEYSYYDFVGSYKPVPIYRPDTGDGQNEEKLVTVSGEVADVPGSPTIDYQFVPGPFTNALVKASSDSDQYYLVIEEINRADAAAVFGDIFQLLDRDEKGVSVYGIEPSKELGEYLRANHVLSEGEELRIPKNLSIWATMNSADQGVTLLDSAFKRRWNLEYLPVNLSENTKLKSTEIMYAGAKRSLFDLLTAINEHLRALRVPEDRLIGQYFINKDSLTESSDADKAFKKVLMYLWDDVVRNKRDQFFDTDAVPTLAMVLDQYGKKEVLKELNLPDRNGVNATSSTTNSADNTTGGNAALDDANSDGVAGNNASNADDSSNATSGNLDDLGAGQRQDESQADAGSGDNPVSSEGAVSNVFVDNDSDDGEDQ from the coding sequence ATGAGCGAGAGATACCAATACATTGAGGAAGAAACTGGTTTATTGCCTGATCTGGCTCAGTTGAAAAAGCAGATGCAGGATGAAGCTGCAGGCTTCCGATTCGGTCATTACCGGTTAAACGATACCGTTCTTGATGATTTAGAACGCCTAAATAAGGACAAGGTTGTTTTTAAATGCCAAGAATTTATTGTTTTCAGAGGGAAAGGTAATAATAGTAGCCAAACAGAGTCGATTACTAGCGCCGACTTTCTTCAAGCGACATACGCAGTTCGTTATTATCAAGCTTTTGCGCGCTATGAAGCTTTACTCTCTGTAAATAATGTAAAACATGCGGTTATTGCTTCAACAGGTAAAGCCGATGTCGAAAAAGCAACACAATATCTACGTGATTCACCTGCTTATTCGCTGGGCGGGTTATCGAGTAGTGTCGAAGCGCCGATTGCTGAAGAGGTGAAAACAGAACTTCGTAATGATGGTGCTGCGGATAATACATTAGATGAGAACGTCGAATTATTTCTTTCTTTTCTTGTCGATAACGATGGTAGGGCAGTAGGGCGAAAGCAAGATGCTGCAGATTCGCGAGTATTGCCAAGTCTGAATCTTGTCGCAGTGTCGTCAGGCACGGTAATGCGTGTTGTCGATGATATGTCGAAGGATAACAAGTTATATCTTGATGCGAAAGAAAATCTAAGGGAACAAGCGCCACTGTTTGAGGCGAACCGCGAGACAATGTCAGATACGAACCGTGATCATGGGACTAACAGGATTATTTCAGGCGCTCCTGGGACAGGTAAAAGCTGGAGGCTGCAACAAGATATTGGTCAAGGCAACAGGGAGAATGAAATCCGCGTGGTATTCCACCCTGAGTATTCGTATTATGATTTTGTCGGTTCGTACAAGCCTGTGCCAATCTATAGGCCTGATACCGGCGATGGCCAAAACGAAGAAAAATTGGTTACGGTATCCGGCGAGGTTGCCGACGTTCCAGGGTCTCCGACGATTGATTATCAATTCGTTCCGGGCCCGTTCACCAATGCCTTGGTCAAGGCGTCATCCGATTCGGACCAGTATTATCTGGTGATTGAAGAGATCAACCGAGCTGATGCCGCAGCGGTATTCGGCGACATTTTCCAGCTTCTTGATCGCGATGAGAAGGGTGTAAGCGTTTACGGAATCGAACCTTCCAAGGAGCTGGGAGAGTATCTGCGTGCGAACCATGTTCTTTCTGAGGGTGAGGAACTGAGAATCCCAAAGAATCTTTCAATCTGGGCCACTATGAACAGTGCCGATCAGGGGGTGACACTGTTGGATTCGGCGTTCAAGCGCCGGTGGAATCTCGAATATCTGCCGGTTAATTTGAGCGAGAACACGAAACTGAAGAGCACAGAAATTATGTATGCCGGCGCCAAGCGTTCGCTGTTCGATCTTCTGACGGCCATTAACGAGCATCTTCGTGCTTTGCGGGTACCGGAAGACCGGCTGATTGGCCAGTACTTTATCAATAAGGATTCCCTGACTGAATCTAGCGATGCCGACAAGGCTTTCAAAAAGGTTTTGATGTACTTGTGGGACGACGTGGTGCGCAACAAGCGCGATCAGTTCTTTGATACCGATGCTGTTCCCACGCTTGCCATGGTGCTTGATCAATACGGCAAAAAGGAAGTCCTGAAAGAACTCAATTTGCCTGACAGGAATGGCGTCAACGCCACAAGTAGTACTACTAATAGTGCAGACAATACCACCGGCGGCAATGCTGCCCTTGACGATGCCAACAGTGACGGTGTTGCTGGTAACAATGCCAGTAATGCGGATGATAGCAGCAACGCAACCAGTGGGAATCTCGACGATCTCGGTGCAGGACAACGGCAAGACGAATCGCAGGCCGATGCTGGGAGCGGGGATAATCCAGTAAGTTCGGAAGGTGCAGTTTCGAATGTTTTTGTTGACAATGACTCTGACGATGGCGAAGACCAATGA